The sequence below is a genomic window from Thiomonas sp. FB-Cd.
GAACGCAGAAGATCACCAATCTGGTGGTACTGCAACCAGGTGTCTCGCGCGGCCTCATGCGACGAGAGCTCGCGCAACGCGTCGTCCAGCGCGGCGCTATCCAACGCCAAGCCTTCGCCCTCGAACTCGCCATCCATCAGCGCCGAAATTCGTGCCGGCATCATCGGCTGCTTCATACTGAACTGCTCCATCTCAACGCTCCAGATGAACTTGCACTTGCGCCCTCACCAGCGCTCGCCCGATTTCGTACCGAGCAAAGGGCGCAACTGCTTTGCGATGGCCTCGCGCGCCCGAAAAATGCGCGAACGCACGGTGCCGACCGGGCAACGCATGACCTGCGCAATATCCTCGTAACTCATGCCTTCAATCTCGCGCAGCGCGATTGCGGTGCGCAAATCTTCCGGCAACGCATCCATTGCCGCATTCACGGTACGTGCAATTTCCCGCCCGCCAAGAACAGCCTCGGGTGTTTCCATGTCGATTAGTTGCTCACCTGGCACAAAAGTTTCGCCATCGTCAGAAATGGTTGACGACTCGCGCACGATCGGGTCGCGCGCGCCGTCGGCAATGGCCTTCTTGGCCGTGTTGACGGCGATGCGGTAGAGCCACGTGTAAAACTGGCTGTCGCCACGGAACTGGCCAATTGCACGGTAAGCGCGAAGAAACGTCTCCTGCGCCACATCCTCCGCCAATGATTGATCGCGAACGAATCGGGAGATGAGCCGGAAAATGCGGCGTTGGTACTTGATCACCAGAAGCTCAAATGCCTTCTGGTCGCCGCTTTGAACCCGCTGGACGAGCAGTTGATCGGAAATCGACTCAACCACGAGAGCAGTCACAGCGCAAGGCGGGTGCGCAGCTCTCGCCAGGCCGTGGGGGAGATGTCGGCCGACACGGGCAACACCACACGCCCCTTGCTGGTCACAGCTAGCACCACGAGTTGCCCCGGAAGCCTCATTCCCCGCACTTCAGCAAGATCCTCCTGGCGGTGGCCCTGCAGGAGCTTCCACCCGGACGCGCCGTGGATCAGCGTGAAGGGATGGATCTTCCAGTACGGAAACTGCGCAGCGAGCACAAGGAGGAACACCGCCAGTGCCAGTCCGCCCATGACGGCAAGCTCGCGTTCGCCACGCCACTCCCAGACATTCCAACCGGCGGCCAACGCCACGGCCAAGTCAAAACCCGTCAACAGCGCATGCCAGCGCACGAAACGCTCGACATGCAACTGAAATTGCGGGATCACGTTCATACCGATGAGCAGGACCTCAGACTCGGCGAAAGACAAGTGATCCGTTCGTTCCGCCAAAACCGAAATTGTTCTTGAGTGCGTGCTCGATGGGCATCTCACGTGCGGTATTGGCGCAATAATCGAGGTCGCATTCCGGGTCTGGCGTGAATAAATTGATGGTGGGAGGCGAAACCTGATGATGCAACGCGAGCACCGTGAACACCGACTCCAATCCGCCAGCCCCACCAAGCAGATGCCCGGTCATGGATTTGGTGGAATTGACCACGAGATCCTTAGCATGCGCACCGAATGCCGCCTTGATCGCATCGGTTTCGTTTTTATCACCCAGCGGAGTGGATGTGCCGTGCGCGTTAAGGTATTGAACCTGCTCAGGAGCAATCTCCGCATTGCGCAGCGCTGCCAACATGCACTTGCGCGGGCCGTCAACATTGGGGGCCGTGATGTGGTGCGCGTCGGCGCTCATGCCGAAACCGAGAAGCTCGGCATAAATCCGGGCGCCGCGCTTTTTTGCGTGTTCCCATTCCTCCAGCATCATGATGCCTGCACCCTCGCCCAGCACGAAGCCGTCGCGATCCTTGTCCCAGGGCCGGCTGGCTGTTGCTGGATCGTCGTTACGGGTGGACAGTGCACGCGCGGACGCAAAACCGCCGATCCCCAAAGGGCAGACGGTCGCTTCCGCACCGCCGGCCACCATGGCGTCAGCATCGCCGGACTCGATCAAGCGCGCCGCCAGTCCGATCGCGTGCAGTCCCGTGGTGCAGGCCGTTACCACGGCAAGATTGGGCCCTCGAAATCCGTACTGGATTGACAGATGGCCCGAGATCATGTTGATGATGGACGACGGCACAAAGAATGGCGAGATCCGCCGCGCGCCGCGGTCGATGAATTCCTGGTAGGTCTGCTCGATCATCGGCAGGCCGCCGATACCGGACCCCACCATCACGCCGATGCGCTCCGGGTCGACACCCGACGAATCGGCCAATCCGCTGTCCCGCACGGCTTGTATGGACGCTGCCATCCCGTAATGGATGAAGGTGTCCATATGACGGGCCTCCTTAACGGGGATGTAGGCGCCCACGTCAAAGTCACGCACCTCGCCAGCAATCTGCGCGGCGAATGTGGATGCGTCAAATTTGGTGATACGTCCGATCCCGGATTTTCCGGCAAGCAGATGACTCCAGGCATCTTCGACCGTGTTGCCAATGGGCGAGATGATGCCCAGACCGGTGATGGCGATTCGACGGCGCAGACTCATAGGACAGGGGTTCGCAAAGCGGAATCGAATAGGGAAAAGGAATGTATCGCACACATGCAACCGAGCCGAACAGGCTCAGGCTGCAAGTTCAAGGCTCTGCGCGCCGAACGCGGCCCGCAGCCTGGAGCACACCCGCGCCGCCGTATGGCGGGCGCACCCATGCTCAAGCCTTGTGGTGCTGTTTGGCGTAGTCAACCGCCAGTTGCACGGTCGTGATCTTTTCGGCGTCCTCATCGGGAATTTCGATGCCGAATTCATCCTCCAAAGCCATCACCAATTCCACCGTATCCAGCGAGTCTGCGCCCAGGTCATTGACGAAGGATTTTTCATTCGTGACCTGGTCTTCGGCCACACCCAACTGCTCGGCAATGATCTTTTTGACGCGCTGCTCAATATCACTCATGTAATTCTCCATAAAAAAGGCTATCGAATTCTAACAATCCGGATGCGAACGCCCCGACGATCAAGTCATATACATGCCGCCGTTCACGTGCAGTTCCACACCGGTGATGTAACTGGCGTGCGGGCTGACGAGAAAACCGACGGCATGGGCGATGTCGTGGGGCTGCCCCAGGCGCCCCAGCGGAATGCGGGTCAGAAGGGCCTGCGAGGCGGCCTCGCCAAGCGAGCGTGTCATGTCGGTGTCGATGAAACCCGGTGCGACGCAGTTCACGGTGATATTCCGGCTGCCAAGTTCCTGCGCCAGCGCCCGAGTCATGCCGGCCACACCTGCCTTGGCCGCGGCGTAATTGGCTTGACCCGGATTGCCCGAGGCGCCCACAACCGAGGTAATGTTGACAATCCGCCCTGCGCGCTGCTTCATCATGGGCCGGATCGCCGCACGACACAGACGAAATACAGCGCTCAGATTCGTTTCGATCACGAGCGCCCAATCGTCGTCCTTCATGCGAAGGGCCAAGGTGTCGCGGGTGATGCCCGCGTTGTTGACCAGAATATGCAAGCCGCCGCGCTCCCGAACCAAACGATCGATGAGCGCTTCGCCGGCATGGGCATTGGTCACATCGAGCACAACACCCTCGCCCGCACTCGCCAGCGCCCCGGCAATTTGCGCAGCGCCAGCCTCGCTGGTCGCCGTCCCCACGATGAACGCGCCCTGCCGGGCAAGCTCGGCCGCGATCGCTTGCCCGATGCCGCGGGTGGCACCAGTGACCAGAGCGACTTGCCCGGCCAATGGAAGTTGGGGTGATGTCATAGTAAAGCCTCCATGATCGTTTGCGCGCTGGCCAGGTCCACGAGCGCATGACCGCTCAGGGCCGGATCGATTCGACGCGAGAGCCCCGCCAGCACCTTGCCCGGCCCACACTCGACAATTTGGCTGCAACCCGCCGCGGCCAAGGCGTGCACACACTCCACCCAGCGGACGGGACTTGCCGCCTGGGCTGCGAGCGCACGCCGTATGGCTTGCGGCTCGGGGTGTTGAGCAACATCGACGTTGTGGATGACGGGAATATCGGGGCTGCGCACCGGAACCTGCTCCAAGTACTGCGCCAGGCGCTCGGCCGCTGGTTTGAGTAGGCTGCTGTGAAATGGTGCTGAAACGGGCAAAGGCAACGCGCGCTTGGCGCCACGGGCCTTTAGCAAAATGCATGCGCGTTCCACCGCTGCCTTGGTGCCTGCAATGACCACCTGGCCTGGCGCGTTGAAATTCACCGCCTCGACCACTTCACCGCCCTCTGTGGCAGCCTCGGCACATGCGTCGCGCACCGCTGCATCGTCCAAACCCAGGACGGCTGCCATGCCGCCGCTACCCACAGGAACTGCTTCCTGCATGACTTGAGCGCGAAAGCGCACGAGCGGCAGTGCGTCAGCAAATGCAATGGCACCGCCGGCCACCAACGCGGTGTATTCGCCGAGGCTGTGGCCGGCCATGTACTGAGGTTTGCCGCCGCCCTCAGCGCGCCATAGACGCCACAGCGCCACGCCTGCAGTAAGCATGACGGGCTGCGTGTTGGTCGTGAGATTAAGGGCCTCGGCGGGACCCTCCGCGATCAGCCGGCCGATGTCCTGGCGCAGCGCATCGCCAGCCTCCTGCAAGGTTTCGCGCACAACGGTGTGACCGGCGGCACCGTCCAGCATTCCGACGGCTTGCGAGCCTTGGCCAGGGAAAACGAAGGCAAAGGTTTTCATCGATGATGGTGCGGATTAAGCGTTTGGCACGTCTGGGCAAATGGCGTTGAAGGGTTTTCAACGACGCGAACTAGCATGCAGACCGTCATGGGTTAATAGTCGAGGAGCGCAGCGCCCCATGTCAGACCACCACCCACGGCTTCAAACAACAGGGTGTCGCCCCGGCGTATGGTGCCAGCCCGCACAGCCGTATCAAGCGCCAAGGGGATGGACGCCGCTGAGGTATTGCCATGATCGGCCACGGTCTGCACCACCTTCTCTGCCGGGATCCCCAGCTTTTTTGCCGTGTGCAACATGATGCGAATGTTGGCTTGGTGCGGCACCATCCAGTCCACATCTTCGGGCTTGCGGCCGGACTTGGCCAGCACCTCGCGGGCGACATTCTCGAGCACGTGCACAGCTTGCTTGAACACAGCCGGGCCATCCATCTTGAGGAACGGGTGTCCACTGATCTCGCCCGAGGCGACCCGGCCTGGCGTGCACAAGATGCCAGCCTGGCGACCATCGGCATGCAGGCTGGACGCCAGCAAGCCCGGCGTCTGGCTCTCCGCCAGCACCACGGCCCCGGCACCATCACCGAACAGCACACAGGTGCTGCGGTCCTTGAAGTCAAGGATCCGGGAGAAGACCTCAGTCCCGATGACAAGGGCATGACGCGCCAAGCCGCCGCGTACGAACTGATCAGCAATGGTCAACGCGTAGACGAAGCCCGCACACACCGCCTGCACATCGAATGCTGCACCGCCCCCAGCCCCTAACCGGCCTTGAATGAGCGCGGCATTCGAGGGGAAGATCATATCGGGCGTGGACGTGGCGACGATGATCAGATCAATGTCCTGAGCGACCAGGCCCGCTGCTTCAAGCGCGCGCCGCGCCGCTTGCTCACCAAGATCCACGCTCGTTGTGTCGGCACCAACAAAATGGCGGTGGCGGATGCCTGTGCGCTCGACGATCCATTCATCACTGGTTTCGATGCCATCACGAGCCAACCGTGCGGCAAGCTCATCGTTGCTGACCTTGTTGGGCGGGAGATGGCTGCCGGTGCCGATGATGCGGGAATAGCGCGACATGGAAGCGGGATGGAATGTTTCGGATGAAAGGAGCCGGGATGAAACCCAGCGTCGGAAAGCGGATAGACGCCCAGCCCAAGCGAATCAGGGACTGGCAGCGGAAAGCGGTGCAGCGGGCGGGGTTGCTGCTTTTTCGCCCTGCAAGTGCAGTGCAGCAAGGATGCGTTCAATCTCCTGCACAACTTGGCCCTCCACCGCTTCATAGGCCCGTTCCAGCGCTTGCTGAAAAGCGAAGTCGTCTGCGGAGCCGTGGCTTTTGAATACCAGACCGCGCAGCCCAAGAAGGGCCGCGCCGTTGTAGCGACGGTGATCGACGCGGCTGCGAAAGCGTTTGAGCACTGGCATGGCTGCCAGCGCCATGAGCTTCGTCCAAGGACTGCGCGTGAATTCCTGCCGGATCATCCCGGTCAGCATCTGCGCCAGCCCTTCGGATGTCTTGAGCGCAACGTTACCCACGAATCCATCACACACGACGATGTCCGCGGTGCCCTTGAAGATGTCGTTGCCCTCGACGTTCCCCAGAAAATTGAGGCGGCCTTCGGCGTGAGCCTGGCGCAGCAGTTCACCCGCACGCTTGATCATCTCATTGCCCTTGATCACCTCTTCGCCGATATTAAGGAGCCCGACCCGGGGGTTCGGGTGCCCCCCAGCCGCGGCGAACGCGGTGCCCATCACGGCGAATTGCAGCAAATGCTCCGCCTCGCAGTCGACATTGGCGCCCAGATCCAGCATCAGCGTGCCGCTACCTGCCGCATTCGGCAGGTATGTGGCGATGGCCGGACGGTCAATTCCAGGCAGAGTCTTGAGCACATAGCGTGCAACAGCCATCAGCGCACCCGTGTTTCCCGACGAGACACAGGCATCGGCAGTCCCGTCTTTCACCAATTCAATGGCGCGGCGCATGGACGAATCTTTCTTGCGTCGCAGCGCGACCTCGACAGAGTCTTCCATGGTGACGACCTCGGCAGCCGGCACGATTTGAACGCGAGGGTGCCCATCCAGCCCATGCTGGCGAAGCCCCGCCTGCATGGCCTCGGGCTGCCCCACGAGCAGCATCTGGCAGCCCGCATGCCGATCAAGCAGGCCACGGCAGGCTGGCAGGGTGACCGACACGCCATAGTCGCCACCCATGACGTCCACGGCGAGACTAGCGGCCATGAACAGGGTGCAAGGCCAAGTTGAACAGATGCATGATGCAAACTGCGGCTAGGCGGCGATCGGCCGGCCGGGTCAGGTCACTCGGCACCGTTGCCGCAGCCGCTCAGGCGCGCTCGAGGACTCGACATGAACTGCGCGTGCCGGCAGCTCACTCTTCCGATTTGGTCTTTACGACCTTGCGTCCGCGGTAAAACCCGGTTGG
It includes:
- the rpoE gene encoding RNA polymerase sigma factor RpoE, whose amino-acid sequence is MTALVVESISDQLLVQRVQSGDQKAFELLVIKYQRRIFRLISRFVRDQSLAEDVAQETFLRAYRAIGQFRGDSQFYTWLYRIAVNTAKKAIADGARDPIVRESSTISDDGETFVPGEQLIDMETPEAVLGGREIARTVNAAMDALPEDLRTAIALREIEGMSYEDIAQVMRCPVGTVRSRIFRAREAIAKQLRPLLGTKSGERW
- the fabF gene encoding beta-ketoacyl-ACP synthase II — protein: MSLRRRIAITGLGIISPIGNTVEDAWSHLLAGKSGIGRITKFDASTFAAQIAGEVRDFDVGAYIPVKEARHMDTFIHYGMAASIQAVRDSGLADSSGVDPERIGVMVGSGIGGLPMIEQTYQEFIDRGARRISPFFVPSSIINMISGHLSIQYGFRGPNLAVVTACTTGLHAIGLAARLIESGDADAMVAGGAEATVCPLGIGGFASARALSTRNDDPATASRPWDKDRDGFVLGEGAGIMMLEEWEHAKKRGARIYAELLGFGMSADAHHITAPNVDGPRKCMLAALRNAEIAPEQVQYLNAHGTSTPLGDKNETDAIKAAFGAHAKDLVVNSTKSMTGHLLGGAGGLESVFTVLALHHQVSPPTINLFTPDPECDLDYCANTAREMPIEHALKNNFGFGGTNGSLVFRRV
- the acpP gene encoding acyl carrier protein, translating into MSDIEQRVKKIIAEQLGVAEDQVTNEKSFVNDLGADSLDTVELVMALEDEFGIEIPDEDAEKITTVQLAVDYAKQHHKA
- the fabG gene encoding 3-oxoacyl-ACP reductase FabG — translated: MTSPQLPLAGQVALVTGATRGIGQAIAAELARQGAFIVGTATSEAGAAQIAGALASAGEGVVLDVTNAHAGEALIDRLVRERGGLHILVNNAGITRDTLALRMKDDDWALVIETNLSAVFRLCRAAIRPMMKQRAGRIVNITSVVGASGNPGQANYAAAKAGVAGMTRALAQELGSRNITVNCVAPGFIDTDMTRSLGEAASQALLTRIPLGRLGQPHDIAHAVGFLVSPHASYITGVELHVNGGMYMT
- the fabD gene encoding ACP S-malonyltransferase, which codes for MKTFAFVFPGQGSQAVGMLDGAAGHTVVRETLQEAGDALRQDIGRLIAEGPAEALNLTTNTQPVMLTAGVALWRLWRAEGGGKPQYMAGHSLGEYTALVAGGAIAFADALPLVRFRAQVMQEAVPVGSGGMAAVLGLDDAAVRDACAEAATEGGEVVEAVNFNAPGQVVIAGTKAAVERACILLKARGAKRALPLPVSAPFHSSLLKPAAERLAQYLEQVPVRSPDIPVIHNVDVAQHPEPQAIRRALAAQAASPVRWVECVHALAAAGCSQIVECGPGKVLAGLSRRIDPALSGHALVDLASAQTIMEALL
- a CDS encoding beta-ketoacyl-ACP synthase III, producing the protein MSRYSRIIGTGSHLPPNKVSNDELAARLARDGIETSDEWIVERTGIRHRHFVGADTTSVDLGEQAARRALEAAGLVAQDIDLIIVATSTPDMIFPSNAALIQGRLGAGGGAAFDVQAVCAGFVYALTIADQFVRGGLARHALVIGTEVFSRILDFKDRSTCVLFGDGAGAVVLAESQTPGLLASSLHADGRQAGILCTPGRVASGEISGHPFLKMDGPAVFKQAVHVLENVAREVLAKSGRKPEDVDWMVPHQANIRIMLHTAKKLGIPAEKVVQTVADHGNTSAASIPLALDTAVRAGTIRRGDTLLFEAVGGGLTWGAALLDY
- the plsX gene encoding phosphate acyltransferase PlsX — protein: MAASLAVDVMGGDYGVSVTLPACRGLLDRHAGCQMLLVGQPEAMQAGLRQHGLDGHPRVQIVPAAEVVTMEDSVEVALRRKKDSSMRRAIELVKDGTADACVSSGNTGALMAVARYVLKTLPGIDRPAIATYLPNAAGSGTLMLDLGANVDCEAEHLLQFAVMGTAFAAAGGHPNPRVGLLNIGEEVIKGNEMIKRAGELLRQAHAEGRLNFLGNVEGNDIFKGTADIVVCDGFVGNVALKTSEGLAQMLTGMIRQEFTRSPWTKLMALAAMPVLKRFRSRVDHRRYNGAALLGLRGLVFKSHGSADDFAFQQALERAYEAVEGQVVQEIERILAALHLQGEKAATPPAAPLSAASP